The Starkeya sp. ORNL1 DNA window GAGCACGACGTTCGGCATGTCAAACAGCGCAGGCGGCACGTCGGGCTCGAACTCAAAGACATCGAGCCCGGCGCCGGCGATCTCGCCGCTCTGGAGGGCGGCGACCAGGTCATCCACCTTCACCACCGCGCCGCGCGAGACGTTCAGGAGGATGGCGCTGCGCTTCATCCTGGCGAACGCATTGGCGTCGATCAGATGGCGGGTCTGTGCATTCAGCGGGCAGTGGATGCTGACGACGTCGGAGGTGGCGAGCAGGTCGTCGAGCGGGCGCCAGCCCGGCTTGTCCTGGCTGGAACGGGAATGGTGGCGGATCTTCATGCCGAAGGCTTCGGCGCGGCGGGCGACCTGATAGCCGATATGGCCCATGCCGATGATGCCCATGGTCTTGCCGTCGAGCGCGACGCCGTCCCAGCGCCCGCCCGGCATCCAGCCTTCAACCTTCCACTGGCCCGAGCGCACATAGCGATCCGCCGCCAATATGCCCCGCGACAAAGCGAGCAGCAGGCCGATGGTGTGGCTCGCGGTGTCGGCGGAATAGCTGTCCGGGCAATTGGCGCCCCAGATGCCG harbors:
- a CDS encoding D-glycerate dehydrogenase; its protein translation is MSKPVVLITSRYSDDLVAKLEPYATVRLGADQFKGTPRAEILDVVGDAVGLITQNELKIDRELLERARALRVVANSTAGFDNMDIAAMRERGIWGANCPDSYSADTASHTIGLLLALSRGILAADRYVRSGQWKVEGWMPGGRWDGVALDGKTMGIIGMGHIGYQVARRAEAFGMKIRHHSRSSQDKPGWRPLDDLLATSDVVSIHCPLNAQTRHLIDANAFARMKRSAILLNVSRGAVVKVDDLVAALQSGEIAGAGLDVFEFEPDVPPALFDMPNVVLSPHMGGCTAEARVSAWRQSVDNVIAVLKGGAPETPAFALS